A single genomic interval of Streptococcus oralis subsp. dentisani harbors:
- the rplR gene encoding 50S ribosomal protein L18, with protein MISKPDKNKLRQKRHRRVRGKLSGTADRPRLNVFRSNTGIYAQVIDDVAGVTLASASTLDKEVSKGTKTEQAVAVGKLVAERANAKGISEVVFDRGGYLYHGRVKALADAARENGLKF; from the coding sequence GTGATTTCTAAACCAGATAAAAACAAACTCCGCCAAAAACGCCATCGTCGCGTTCGCGGAAAACTCTCTGGAACTGCTGATCGCCCACGTTTGAACGTATTCCGTTCTAATACAGGCATCTACGCTCAAGTGATTGATGACGTAGCGGGTGTAACGCTCGCAAGTGCTTCAACTCTTGACAAAGAAGTTTCAAAAGGAACTAAAACTGAACAAGCCGTTGCTGTCGGTAAACTCGTTGCAGAACGTGCAAACGCTAAAGGTATTTCAGAAGTGGTGTTCGACCGCGGTGGATATCTATATCACGGACGTGTGAAAGCTTTGGCTGATGCAGCTCGTGAAAACGGATTGAAATTCTAA
- the rpsE gene encoding 30S ribosomal protein S5: MAFKDNAVELEERVVAVNRVTKVVKGGRRLRFAALVVVGDHNGRVGFGTGKAQEVPEAIRKAVEDAKKNLIEVPMVGTTIPHEVLSEFGGAKVLLKPAVEGSGVAAGGAVRAVVELAGVADITSKSLGSNTPINIVRATVEGLKQLKRAEEVAALRGISVSDLA, encoded by the coding sequence ATGGCATTTAAAGACAATGCAGTTGAATTAGAAGAACGCGTAGTTGCTGTCAACCGTGTTACAAAAGTTGTTAAAGGTGGACGTCGTCTTCGTTTCGCAGCTCTTGTTGTTGTTGGTGACCACAATGGTCGCGTAGGATTTGGTACTGGTAAAGCTCAAGAAGTTCCAGAAGCAATCCGTAAAGCAGTAGAAGATGCTAAGAAAAACTTGATTGAAGTTCCTATGGTTGGAACAACAATCCCACACGAAGTTCTTTCAGAATTTGGTGGAGCTAAAGTATTGTTGAAACCTGCTGTAGAAGGTTCTGGAGTTGCCGCTGGTGGTGCAGTTCGTGCCGTTGTGGAATTGGCAGGTGTGGCAGATATTACATCTAAATCACTTGGTTCTAACACTCCAATCAACATTGTTCGTGCAACTGTTGAAGGTTTGAAACAATTGAAACGCGCTGAAGAAGTTGCTGCCCTTCGTGGTATTTCAGTTTCTGATTTGGCATAA
- the rpmD gene encoding 50S ribosomal protein L30 — MAQIKITLTKSPIGRIPSQRKTVVALGLGKLNSSVIKEDNAAIRGMITAVSHLVTVEEVN, encoded by the coding sequence ATGGCTCAAATTAAAATTACTTTGACTAAGTCTCCAATCGGACGCATTCCATCACAACGTAAAACTGTTGTAGCACTTGGACTTGGCAAATTGAACAGCTCTGTTATCAAAGAAGACAACGCTGCTATCCGTGGTATGATCACTGCAGTATCTCACTTGGTAACAGTTGAAGAAGTAAACTAA